The Myroides phaeus DNA segment GGGAAACCAGGAGAGCCAGGACAAATAGTTATTAAAGATGGAGAAGGTAATGATTTACCAATCGACATAGGAGATTTATTAAGAGAATCAGAAACAAATACATTCTTTAAAGAGTTTACTAAGACTGTTAAAGAAGATGGAAAAGAAGATAAAGAAGTAAAAGAGATCTATTACTTTGGTGAGTCTGATATTTCAGCTTGGAAAAAAACAGTAGTTATTGGAACATCTGTTAATGATATTACAAAAGAATTTGGTAAGAAGTTAGATATCGTTGGTGCAGTAGGTACAAGCTTTAAGGAAATTATTAAAGAGAATACAAAAGAAATTACTGAGGTTATTAATAATGTAGAAGGTAATGTAACTATTGTAAACAAAGGTACTGCTGATGAACCTAAGTGGGAAATCCAAGTAGGAAACGATAAAGGTGGTTCAGATAAATTTGAATTAAACGATTTAGAGACTAAAACATATCTTAAAAAGACAAAAGGAAATGGTACAGCTGCAGGTGAGGAAGATGTGAAAACTATACCAAGTAATGCAACTGAAAAAGGGAAAATCTTATATACTTACTATGGTGAGGAAAAGGATGATAAAGGAGAACCAATACCTTCTTATATTGATATTACAGGAGATATCTTAACTACTTTAACAAGTAACCAAAGTATTCGTGATGAGATCGTTAAGGTTATTAATAACCCAGCTTTACCAGGAGATAATGAAACTGAAGGCGGAGGAAGTGCTACACCAAAAGATCCAGAAGCTCCAGGTGGTGGGGGAACGGTAGAAACTAAACCAACTAAACCAGGTGAAGGCGGAACTGGTGGAACAGGAGAGACTAAACCAGGAGAAGGGAACGCAAACCAAGAAAATAAAAACTGGGGTAACGTTTACTACGGTCCTGTAAATCCTAAAGATCCTACGAAAGGTAACGTACTTTATACTTTAGATAAAGACGGTAATAAAAAATACATTGACATTGCAACGAATATCGTTAATGAAATTCACAACAATGCTGCTGTAATTGAGAAGATTAAAGAAGTTACTACTGTTAGAGTTGAGGCAGGTAAAGAAGGAGAGGCAGGAGCAGTTATTGAAACAGGTGAAGAAATCGATGGTAAAAAAGTTTACAAAGGTATGACTACTATTAAGGTAAATGGTGCTGCTGGATATGATAGTGATTTTACAGGTAGTATTACGATTTCTAATCCAAATGTTGAATTTGGAAGACTTTTAAAAATTGCTGTTCAAAATGAAAGTGGAGATCTTGTTATAACTTCGGCTACAGATGTTGAGAGAGTGGGAGAGAAAGGATTTACTTTCTCGT contains these protein-coding regions:
- a CDS encoding collagen-like protein: MKKKITTLFLLAMGAVSYAQDKPGIGIGQPLPSQAAMLDIVASNKGVLIPRIPLLSLTEFALEGSKDLDEVAKASFAKENDGILIYNSQGSTSIPTGFYYWSAASNEGKGKWELVTSESQTTKILERITTVEKSVGVTPGGSEGEGVKPGVNPGEGGGTVIYRPGKPGEPGKPGEPGKPGEPGQIVIKDGEGNDLPIDIGDLLRESETNTFFKEFTKTVKEDGKEDKEVKEIYYFGESDISAWKKTVVIGTSVNDITKEFGKKLDIVGAVGTSFKEIIKENTKEITEVINNVEGNVTIVNKGTADEPKWEIQVGNDKGGSDKFELNDLETKTYLKKTKGNGTAAGEEDVKTIPSNATEKGKILYTYYGEEKDDKGEPIPSYIDITGDILTTLTSNQSIRDEIVKVINNPALPGDNETEGGGSATPKDPEAPGGGGTVETKPTKPGEGGTGGTGETKPGEGNANQENKNWGNVYYGPVNPKDPTKGNVLYTLDKDGNKKYIDIATNIVNEIHNNAAVIEKIKEVTTVRVEAGKEGEAGAVIETGEEIDGKKVYKGMTTIKVNGAAGYDSDFTGSITISNPNVEFGRLLKIAVQNESGDLVITSATDVERVGEKGFTFSFGTGNFYTPIENGEYTVVYEFVAK